A stretch of Rhododendron vialii isolate Sample 1 chromosome 4a, ASM3025357v1 DNA encodes these proteins:
- the LOC131324717 gene encoding uncharacterized protein LOC131324717 — protein sequence MKFLPDWDERFDNSSKSSLWILLRNRGKIWPVHVTHNQFGEGWADFWDDHKLRRGFKLVFGCERSWIFDVIVLMTNLEPLYYSWSTTTQEFQESSLMPFVIDDLGTQRHLRTSCFPSMMSIKDNIMQFGYDCASGKCIYKVFGKRFRDFFHDAGVNEIFLHMRNKWWAVPGINNRVDRPSLALFFNAMNLEPLDFVLVTAFDATDVNVIVFIGDGIERVYPWT from the exons ATGAAA TTCTTACCTGATTGGGACGAGAGATTTGACAATTCATCTAAATCCTCTCTATGGATTTTGCTGAGGAATCGCGGCAAAATTTGGCCTGTTCATGTTACACACAATCAATTTGGAGAAGGTTGGGCTGATTTCTGGGATGACCACAAGCTGAGGCGTGGTTTTAAGCTTGTCTTTGGTTGTGAACGTAGTTGGATCTTTGATGTCATTGTGTTAATGACCAACCTGGAACCCTTGTATTATAGTTGGTCTACAACTACTCAGGAGTTCCAAGAGTCATCACTTATGCCTTTTGTGATTGATGATTTGGGTACGCAAA GGCACCTCCGTACCAGTTGCTTTCCATCAATGATGTCGATTAAGGATAATATAATGCAATTTGGATACGATTGTGCTTCTGGAAAATGCATTTATAAG GTGTTTGGGAAGCGTTTTCGTGATTTTTTTCATGATGCTGGTGTTAACGAGATCTTTCTGCACATGCGAAACAAATGGTGGGCTGTCCCTGGGATAAATAACCGGGTTGATCGTCCAAGTTTAGCACTTTTCTTCAATGCTATGAATCTAGAACCGTTGGATTTTGTTCTTGTTACTGCGTTTGATGCAACGGATGTGAATGTAATAGTATTCATAGGAGATGGCATTGAGAGAGTGTATCCTTGGACCTAG
- the LOC131324718 gene encoding uncharacterized protein LOC131324718 yields the protein MKAATWPLVLQKDGKASDSPPSDENSHGFIAATNDPNSSESVTSKPTIPLGIFKEQVIEFTRRLRAIDPKMPTEIRNIILKQPVLDLVQECHSIVEDEFEKQFLELEAKYYAELAEDHINEERNDGMNESDTFGTL from the coding sequence ATGAAGGCTGCAACTTGGCCCCTTGTCTTACAAAAGGATGGTAAAGCTTCTGATTCACCTCCAAGTGATGAAAATTCACATGGTTTTATTGCTGCAACAAACGACCCAAATTCAAGCGAATCAGTTACAAGCAAACCAACAATTCCACTGGGCATATTCAAGGAACAAGTTATTGAGTTCACGCGACGCCTAAGAGCAATTGATCCAAAGATGCCAACAGAAATTCGAAATATTATTCTTAAACAACCTGTATTGGATTTAGTGCAAGAATGTCATTCTATTGTTGAGGATGAATTTGAGAAACAATTCTTAGAGCTCGAGGCCAAGTACTATGCAGAATTGGCAGAAGATCACATCAATGAAGAACGTAACGATGGCATGAATGAATCTGACACTTTCGGTACCCTCTAG